The Bacillus sp. NEB1478 genome contains the following window.
AAACGGATCCGGATTTCGTCAATTGAAGCGAGCCAGATCACTGACGAAGTTATCGAAGTGATTGGAAAATCAAACAAGGTCGTTCCACACCTTCATATTCCACTCCAATCAGGTTCTAATACAGTTCTTCAAAGAATGCGAAGAAAATATACGATGGAGATGTTTGGTGAACGACTCGATCGCCTGAAAGAGGCTCTGCCCGGACTTGCGATAACCTCTGATGTAATCGTTGGTTTTCCTGGAGAAACAGAGGAAGAATTTATGGAGACTTATCAGTTTATTGAGAATCATAAATTTATGGAACTGCACGTTTTCCCTTATTCTAAACGTACAGGCACACCCGCTGCTAAAATGGAAGACCAAGTTCCAGAAGATGTGAAAAACGAACGCGTGCACAAACTTATTTCATTATCAGATCAATTAGCAAAAGAATATGCTTCAAATTATGAAGATTGTGTTGTTGAAGTTATACCAGAAGAAGAGTTTAAGGACGAGCCAGGCAAGAATTTATTCGTCGGATATACGACTAACTATTTAAAAGTTGTCTTTGAAGGTAATGAAAACATGATTGGAAAACTTATTAAAGTAAAAATTACAGAAGCAGGGTATCCTTATAATAAAGGTATTTTTGTTAAACAAGAATCATCAGAAAATCTTAAACAGGCTGTAAATAATTAATATCCTGGGGGCTCTCCAGGGTGTTTTTTATATGGTTTAGATTTGTTGTTGATAGGACTATTTTTCAAAATAAATATTATTTAAAGGTCAGTCGTCAGACAAATTTTCGTATTATCTCGATTTTTGTTTAAAATTTTGGTATTATACTACAGTAATGAAGATTTTTAGTTCAGAAAGGATTGTTTTTTATGAGCAATTTAAATGTTGCAAGAATGATTGATCACACAGCTTTAAAAGCTGACACTACTAAAAAAGAAATTCTAACACTTTGTGAAGAAGCGAAAAAATATAATTTCTTTTCCGTGTGCGTAAATCCTACATGGGTATATACAGCATTTGAACAGTTAAAAGGTTCTGATGTAGCAGTTTGTACAGTTATTGGTTTTCCTTTAGGAGCTAATACTCCAGAAGTAAAGGCATTCGAAACAAAGAATGCTATTGAAAATGGTGCAACTGAAGTTGATATGGTAATTAATATCGGTGCTTTAAAAGAAGGCAATTATGACCTAGTAGAAAAAGATGTAAGAGCTGTTGTTGAAGCTGCAAAAGGTAAGGCACTTACAAAAGTAATTATTGAAGCTTCATTATTAACGGACGAAGAAAAAGTTAAAGCATGTGAAATTTCAGTAAAAGCCGGCATTGATTTTGTTAAGACGTCAACAGGTTTCTCAACTGGCGGAGCGACTGTAGAAGATATTAGATTAATGCGTGAAACAGTAGGACCTAATATCGGAGTTAAAGCTTCTGGTGCTGTCAGAGACCGTGAAACTGCTTTAGCGATGATTGAAGCTGGTGCAACACGCATTGGAGCAAGTGCTGGTATTGCAATTGTTGAAGGTGGAACATCTACTTCTGATTATTAATTCTTGTTGTTTTAAAATCGTTGCGATTTCTCTCCAATCAACTTGTTTAAATTAAGTTGACCGTATTACAAGGATATATTATAATGGCAAAAGATATGTGACGCATCTTTACTCTTTATGTAAGGGTGGTCTGGAGGGAGGGAAATACAAATGGCAGAAACACGTATTCGCAAGAATGAATCCATTGATGATGCTCTTCGTCGTTTTAAAAGATCCGTTTCCAAAGATGGAACATTGGCTGAAGTTAAAAAACGCAAGCATTATGAAAAGCCAAGCGTAAAGCGTAAGAAGAAGGCTGAGGCAGCAAGAAAGCGTAAGTTCTAAGCGAGGTGTAAAGTATGAGTCTTCTTGATACATTAAATCAAGATATGAAACAAGCGATGAAGGACAAAGACAAGCTAAAGCTTTCAGTAATTCGTATGCTAAAGGCATCTATTCAAAACGAAGCCATCAAGCTGGGACGCGAATTAAACGAGGAAGAAGAGCTGACCGTACTTGTACGCGAAATGAAACAAAGAAAAGACTCCCTCCAAGAATTCGAAAAAGCTGGCCGTGACGATTTGGTCGCTGGCCTGAACGAAGAAATTGCTGTTCTTACTCCATACTTGCCTAAACAGCTTTCTGAAGAAGAACTTATTGAAATTGTTGCACAAACTATTTCAGAGACTGGTGCTTCTTCTAAAGCAGAAATGGGTAAAGTTATGGGTGCTCTAATGCCGAAAGTTAAGGGGAAAGCCGATGGCGGACTCGTTAATCGTATTGTTCAGCAACAATTATCATAATTGAAATTGACAAACGCTCTGTAATTTTTACAGGGCGTTTTCTTATTTTTTTGAAACTTTTACCATCTTAATACGTAAACTAGACAAGAAGGGGGGATCGCTGTGAAAAAGGGACGTTTATTGATATACATGTTATGTGTGATTTGGGGAGTCTATGGATTAATTTCCACTCATCAAGTGTTTTCGGCAGGCAAGGGAAAGACAGTCACGTTTATTCCGGTTGAAGATGAAGTGGAGAGAGGTCTTGAGGCTTTCTTAAAAAGAAATATTAAAGAGGCTGAAAAGAATGGAACGGATCACATCGTGTTTGAAATATATACCCCTGGTGGACGTGTAGACGCTGCAATACATATCGCTAAATTAATGAGAGAAACAGACATCCCCATCACTGCGTACGTTGTCAAAAACGCATTTTCCGCAGGAGCATACATCGCATTGAACGCGGATCAGATCGTAATGAAGCCCTCTACTACGATTGGGTCAGCTGCGGTCATTGACAACCAGGGGAATACTGCAGGAAAAAAAGCAGAATCCGCTTGGAAAGCTGAGATGCTGGCGGCTGCTGAACTTAATAATAGAGATCCGTTATATGCTGAAGCTATGGTAAGTCCCAATACTGAGATTCCAGAGCTTCATCTTAAAAAAGGAGAATTACTTACATTAACTGCCAGTGAAGCCATTCAAGTTGGCTATGCAGAAAAAATCGCCGACGATCGTGAAGAACTTTTAGCTTATTTGGGACTTGAAGATGCTAAAATTATTGATGCCAAACCTACTTTTGCTGATAAAATTGCCCGATTTGTTACAAATCCAGTTGTGGTGCCAATACTGCTATCTTTAGGAAGTCTGGGACTAGTG
Protein-coding sequences here:
- the rpsU gene encoding 30S ribosomal protein S21, which produces MAETRIRKNESIDDALRRFKRSVSKDGTLAEVKKRKHYEKPSVKRKKKAEAARKRKF
- a CDS encoding GatB/YqeY domain-containing protein, giving the protein MSLLDTLNQDMKQAMKDKDKLKLSVIRMLKASIQNEAIKLGRELNEEEELTVLVREMKQRKDSLQEFEKAGRDDLVAGLNEEIAVLTPYLPKQLSEEELIEIVAQTISETGASSKAEMGKVMGALMPKVKGKADGGLVNRIVQQQLS
- a CDS encoding nodulation protein NfeD: MKKGRLLIYMLCVIWGVYGLISTHQVFSAGKGKTVTFIPVEDEVERGLEAFLKRNIKEAEKNGTDHIVFEIYTPGGRVDAAIHIAKLMRETDIPITAYVVKNAFSAGAYIALNADQIVMKPSTTIGSAAVIDNQGNTAGKKAESAWKAEMLAAAELNNRDPLYAEAMVSPNTEIPELHLKKGELLTLTASEAIQVGYAEKIADDREELLAYLGLEDAKIIDAKPTFADKIARFVTNPVVVPILLSLGSLGLVLELYTPGFGIAGSVGLLSLFLFFYGHTLAGLAGWESVLLFVIGLVLIFLEIFLPGGIIGIIGVVSVLTGLILAGGSLSGILMAISIAIIVTIIGSYFFIRSFGYNGPLKRLVLFDSTSSEKGYLSHQERMDLIGKTGRTITPLRPSGTIKIDDELIDAVTEGSYIKNDVDIKIIKVSGGRVVVRLFEEN
- the deoC gene encoding deoxyribose-phosphate aldolase — translated: MSNLNVARMIDHTALKADTTKKEILTLCEEAKKYNFFSVCVNPTWVYTAFEQLKGSDVAVCTVIGFPLGANTPEVKAFETKNAIENGATEVDMVINIGALKEGNYDLVEKDVRAVVEAAKGKALTKVIIEASLLTDEEKVKACEISVKAGIDFVKTSTGFSTGGATVEDIRLMRETVGPNIGVKASGAVRDRETALAMIEAGATRIGASAGIAIVEGGTSTSDY
- the mtaB gene encoding tRNA (N(6)-L-threonylcarbamoyladenosine(37)-C(2))-methylthiotransferase MtaB; this translates as MPSVAFHTLGCKVNHYETEAIWQLFKSEGYDRTEFEGTADVYVINTCTVTNTGDKKSRQVIRRAIRKNPNAVICVTGCYAQTSPAEIMAIPGVDVVVGTQDRSNMLTYIEQYKEERMPINGVSNIMKARVYEELDVPAFTDRTRASLKIQEGCNNFCTFCIIPWARGLLRSRKPEDVLAQAQQLVDAGYKEIVLTGIHTAGYGEDMKDYSFARLLSDMDEKVVGLKRIRISSIEASQITDEVIEVIGKSNKVVPHLHIPLQSGSNTVLQRMRRKYTMEMFGERLDRLKEALPGLAITSDVIVGFPGETEEEFMETYQFIENHKFMELHVFPYSKRTGTPAAKMEDQVPEDVKNERVHKLISLSDQLAKEYASNYEDCVVEVIPEEEFKDEPGKNLFVGYTTNYLKVVFEGNENMIGKLIKVKITEAGYPYNKGIFVKQESSENLKQAVNN